A region of Streptomyces sp. NBC_01750 DNA encodes the following proteins:
- a CDS encoding pseudouridine-5'-phosphate glycosidase: MAVTTTTSLPHKDIPLVFSAEVADALHESRPVVALESNVITHGLPYPENAATARKVEEAVRAGGSVPATIAVESGKIVVGMTAADIDRFASTPGIPKVSSRDMPVVLAQGRMGALTVASSVVAAELAGIPFFSSAGIGGVHRGADKTMDVSSDLIQFTRSKVAVVCAGGKKILDLGLTLEYLETQCVPVVSYRSDDFPAFYCVSSGFRSPMRLDDDEVIARSIENHWALGNNSSFLITTPVRPQEAIDSDEVDAAITEAMAAADRDGIRGQAITKYLMRAVDAATEGRSSKANMAVLISTAEVGGRLAAAHARLRAGSRSV; this comes from the coding sequence ATGGCTGTGACCACTACGACCTCTCTTCCCCACAAGGACATCCCGCTCGTCTTCAGTGCCGAGGTGGCCGACGCGCTCCACGAAAGCCGCCCGGTGGTGGCGCTGGAGTCCAACGTCATCACCCACGGCCTGCCGTACCCGGAAAACGCCGCGACCGCCCGGAAGGTCGAGGAGGCCGTCCGGGCGGGCGGCTCGGTCCCGGCCACGATCGCCGTGGAAAGCGGCAAGATCGTGGTCGGCATGACCGCCGCCGACATCGACCGGTTCGCTTCGACGCCGGGCATCCCCAAGGTCAGCAGCCGGGACATGCCCGTCGTCTTGGCACAGGGCCGGATGGGCGCGCTGACGGTCGCCTCCTCCGTGGTGGCGGCCGAACTCGCGGGTATTCCGTTCTTCTCCTCGGCCGGCATCGGCGGCGTGCACCGGGGCGCGGACAAGACCATGGACGTGTCCTCCGACCTGATCCAGTTCACACGCTCCAAGGTCGCGGTGGTGTGCGCCGGCGGGAAGAAGATCCTGGACCTCGGCCTGACGCTGGAGTACCTGGAGACCCAGTGCGTACCGGTGGTCTCGTACCGGTCGGACGACTTCCCCGCCTTCTACTGCGTGTCCAGCGGTTTCCGCAGCCCGATGCGGCTGGACGACGACGAGGTGATCGCCCGGTCGATTGAGAACCACTGGGCGCTGGGCAACAACAGCTCGTTCCTGATCACCACGCCGGTCCGGCCGCAGGAGGCGATCGACAGCGACGAGGTCGACGCCGCGATCACCGAGGCCATGGCCGCCGCCGACCGGGATGGCATCCGCGGCCAGGCGATCACGAAGTACCTGATGCGTGCGGTGGACGCGGCTACAGAAGGCCGCTCGTCCAAGGCAAACATGGCCGTGCTCATCAGCACAGCCGAGGTCGGCGGCCGGCTGGCCGCGGCGCACGCCCGGCTCCGGGCCGGGTCCCGGTCCGTCTGA
- a CDS encoding HemK2/MTQ2 family protein methyltransferase, producing MTKLDHQSASEAESYRPLVSQERVKEIKQLRQAMASQGGGEEGEQTHPFLGLALRVPSQVMTPCPVSPMLGGAVFAEVEPGDRVLDMGTGSGSLALIAAKKGADVLAVDLNPHAVAAVRVNAELNEVADRVESRGSDVFNSVEGRFDLIVFNPPFQWFAATDYADVAGTDAGYQALTRFFREARAHLTEKGRMILFFSTMGDVEYFEKLVADEGFDHEVVFSTTRPVFDVPVEFTVHRLS from the coding sequence ATGACGAAGCTCGACCACCAGTCCGCGTCCGAAGCCGAGTCCTACCGCCCGCTCGTCTCCCAGGAGCGGGTGAAGGAGATCAAGCAACTGCGCCAGGCCATGGCCTCGCAGGGCGGCGGCGAGGAGGGCGAGCAGACCCACCCGTTCCTGGGCCTGGCCCTGCGGGTCCCTTCGCAGGTCATGACCCCCTGCCCCGTGTCCCCGATGCTCGGCGGCGCGGTCTTCGCCGAGGTCGAACCGGGTGACCGGGTCCTCGACATGGGCACCGGCAGCGGTTCGCTGGCCCTGATCGCTGCCAAGAAGGGCGCCGATGTCCTGGCGGTGGATCTCAACCCGCACGCCGTGGCCGCCGTCCGTGTCAACGCGGAGCTGAACGAGGTCGCCGACCGAGTCGAGTCGCGCGGGAGCGACGTCTTCAATTCGGTCGAGGGCCGCTTCGACCTGATCGTCTTCAACCCGCCGTTCCAGTGGTTCGCCGCCACCGACTACGCGGACGTCGCGGGCACCGACGCCGGCTACCAGGCACTGACCCGCTTCTTCCGCGAGGCCCGTGCCCACCTGACGGAGAAGGGTCGCATGATCCTCTTCTTCAGCACCATGGGTGACGTGGAGTACTTCGAGAAGCTGGTGGCCGACGAGGGCTTCGACCACGAGGTGGTCTTCTCCACCACCCGGCCCGTCTTCGACGTGCCGGTCGAGTTCACCGTGCACCGCCTGTCCTGA
- the metK gene encoding methionine adenosyltransferase: MSPRLFTSESVTEGHPDKVADRISDTVLDALLAQDPRSRVAVETLITTGQVHVAGEVTTSAWADIPALVREAVLEIGYDSSAKGFDGASCGVSVSIGAQSPDIAQGVDTAYERRIEGDEDELDRQGAGDQGLMFGYACDEAPNLMPLPIEVAHRLSRRLAEVRKDGTIPYLRPDGKTQVTIEYDGETPVRLDTVVVSSQHASGIDLDALLTPDIREHVVEYALAGLVEDGIKLDTEGYRLLVNPTGRFEIGGPMGDAGLTGRKIIIDTYGGMARHGGGAFSGKDPSKVDRSAAYAMRWVAKNLVAAGLASRCEVQVAYAIGKAEPVGLFVETFGTAKTDVSRIQNAITEVFDLRPAAIVRDLDLLRPIYAQTAAYGHFGRALPAFTWERTGRAEALRAAAGM; this comes from the coding sequence GTGTCCCCACGTCTATTCACCTCCGAATCGGTGACCGAGGGCCATCCCGACAAGGTCGCCGACCGGATCAGCGACACCGTCCTCGACGCCCTGCTGGCCCAGGACCCGCGGTCCCGGGTGGCGGTGGAAACCCTGATCACCACCGGCCAGGTGCATGTGGCCGGCGAGGTGACCACTTCCGCCTGGGCCGACATCCCCGCGCTGGTGCGTGAGGCCGTCCTGGAGATCGGCTACGACTCGTCCGCGAAGGGCTTCGACGGCGCCTCCTGTGGCGTCTCGGTCTCCATCGGCGCGCAGTCCCCGGACATTGCGCAGGGTGTCGACACCGCGTACGAGAGGCGCATCGAGGGCGACGAGGACGAGCTCGACCGGCAGGGCGCCGGTGACCAGGGTCTGATGTTCGGCTACGCCTGCGATGAGGCCCCGAACCTGATGCCGCTGCCGATCGAGGTGGCGCACCGGCTGTCGCGCCGGCTCGCTGAGGTCCGCAAGGACGGGACGATCCCGTACCTGCGTCCCGACGGCAAGACCCAGGTGACCATCGAGTACGACGGTGAGACCCCGGTCCGTCTGGACACGGTGGTGGTCTCCTCGCAGCACGCGAGCGGCATCGACCTCGACGCCCTGCTGACCCCCGACATCCGCGAGCACGTGGTGGAGTACGCGCTGGCTGGCCTGGTGGAGGACGGCATCAAGCTGGACACCGAGGGCTACCGGCTGCTGGTGAACCCGACCGGCCGCTTCGAGATCGGCGGCCCGATGGGCGACGCCGGCCTCACCGGCCGCAAGATCATCATCGACACCTACGGCGGCATGGCCCGCCACGGCGGCGGTGCCTTCTCGGGCAAGGACCCGTCGAAGGTCGACCGTTCGGCCGCGTACGCGATGCGCTGGGTCGCGAAGAACCTGGTCGCGGCCGGTCTGGCCTCGCGCTGCGAGGTCCAGGTCGCGTACGCGATCGGCAAGGCCGAGCCCGTCGGCCTGTTCGTCGAGACCTTCGGCACCGCCAAGACCGACGTGTCCAGGATCCAGAACGCCATCACGGAGGTCTTCGACCTGCGCCCGGCCGCGATCGTCCGCGACCTCGACCTACTCCGTCCGATCTACGCCCAGACGGCCGCCTACGGCCACTTCGGCCGCGCACTGCCCGCGTTCACCTGGGAGCGGACCGGCCGCGCCGAGGCCCTGCGCGCGGCCGCTGGGATGTGA